One part of the Gemmatimonadota bacterium genome encodes these proteins:
- the gcvPB gene encoding aminomethyl-transferring glycine dehydrogenase subunit GcvPB, with translation MTVVEPTLFEMSRSGRRGYRLPEESTLSGDTPGIAARFLRETPPDLPENSELAVVRHFTRLSNLNHHIEKDMYPLGSCTMKYNPKMCEVAAAAPGLRDLHPHAPEEASQGALELLVDLADRLSVITGMHRMSLQPAAGAHGELTCLLMARRYFEDRGEDRTEVIVPDSAHGTNPASSSLAGFRTVEALSGADGEVDPGKLAEAVSDKTAVVMLTLPNTLGLFESRILEIARIVHDAGALLYMDGANFNAIIGLMRPGDVPFDLLHLNLHKTFATPHGGGGPGAGPIGASEALSPYLPAPLPTRRQDGTFFLDTDRPRSAGRVHTHLGNFGVLARAYAYLLYHGAEGLRDISEGAVLGANYLKSLVAEDFEIPYDRACMHEFVISGTRQKALGVRTHDMAKRLLDFGFHPPTVYFPLIVEEAMMIEPTESESVETLDRFAAAMNAIAREVRESPEVVKAAPHTTPVSRVDEARAARRPDLCWPGRCG, from the coding sequence ATGACGGTGGTGGAACCCACGCTCTTCGAGATGTCCCGGAGCGGCCGGAGAGGGTACCGCCTGCCGGAGGAATCGACGCTTTCGGGGGATACCCCCGGCATCGCGGCCCGCTTTCTGCGGGAGACTCCGCCGGATCTGCCGGAGAACTCCGAACTTGCGGTCGTGCGCCACTTCACGCGCTTGTCGAACCTCAACCACCATATCGAGAAGGACATGTACCCGCTCGGGTCGTGCACGATGAAGTACAACCCGAAGATGTGCGAAGTGGCGGCGGCGGCTCCCGGTTTGCGGGATCTCCATCCGCACGCGCCGGAAGAAGCGTCGCAGGGAGCGCTGGAGCTACTGGTGGATCTGGCGGACCGACTGTCCGTCATTACCGGGATGCACCGGATGTCTCTCCAGCCCGCCGCCGGGGCGCACGGAGAGCTGACCTGTCTTCTCATGGCTCGACGCTACTTTGAGGATCGCGGGGAAGACCGGACGGAGGTCATTGTCCCGGACAGCGCGCACGGCACGAATCCGGCCAGTTCTTCGCTCGCCGGATTCCGCACGGTGGAAGCGCTCTCCGGAGCAGACGGAGAAGTGGATCCCGGGAAGCTCGCCGAGGCGGTCAGCGACAAGACGGCGGTGGTCATGCTGACGCTTCCCAACACGCTGGGGCTCTTCGAGTCACGCATTCTGGAGATTGCGCGCATCGTCCACGATGCCGGTGCGCTGCTCTACATGGACGGCGCGAACTTCAACGCGATCATCGGCCTGATGCGCCCGGGCGATGTCCCCTTCGACCTGCTTCATCTGAACCTGCACAAGACCTTCGCCACGCCTCACGGCGGCGGCGGTCCGGGTGCGGGGCCGATTGGCGCGTCGGAGGCGCTGTCGCCCTATCTTCCCGCCCCCCTGCCAACCCGGCGCCAGGACGGGACCTTCTTTCTGGATACGGACCGGCCCCGGTCGGCCGGGCGCGTTCACACGCATCTGGGGAACTTCGGGGTGCTCGCTCGCGCGTACGCCTACCTGCTCTACCACGGGGCGGAGGGCCTGCGGGATATTTCGGAGGGGGCCGTTCTCGGGGCGAACTATCTGAAAAGCCTTGTAGCGGAGGACTTCGAGATTCCGTACGATCGCGCCTGCATGCATGAGTTCGTGATCTCGGGGACGCGTCAGAAGGCTCTGGGTGTGCGAACCCATGATATGGCCAAACGCCTTCTGGACTTCGGTTTTCATCCTCCCACGGTGTACTTCCCACTGATCGTGGAAGAGGCGATGATGATCGAACCGACGGAGTCCGAGAGCGTCGAGACTCTGGATCGCTTCGCCGCCGCGATGAACGCCATCGCGCGGGAGGTCAGGGAATCCCCCGAGGTCGTGAAGGCGGCCCCGCATACAACGCCGGTGTCTCGCGTGGACGAGGCTCGCGCCGCTCGTCGGCCGGACCTCTGCTGGCCGGGGCGTTGCGGGTGA
- the gcvT gene encoding glycine cleavage system aminomethyltransferase GcvT, whose translation MVVDSSRRTALCEVHEASGARLVDFAGFRMPLSYDGILAEHRRVRESAGLFDVSHMGVVEIRGAGTRAFLDRLTTNDLSRVEPLRAQYTLMLNTRGGVIDDLILYRLDDRFLAVLNAGNREKDCDWMAAHLPEDVDLRNVSDRTVLLAWQGPRAAEILSDLTEIDLPSVPAFGVARGHFAGVPGVLARTGYTGEDGFELFLPSSDAAIVWEALLKAGKSVGAGPAGLGSRDTLRLEKQYRLYGQDMDEDVTAWEAGLGGVVKMDKGDFLGRDALEAQKVSGVPFSTVGLSVVPPEDGKRLIPRPGCVVLADGEEAGRVTSGTFSPSLGRGIALARVDRAAARAKEFVIRIRDREVAAHRVRKSFL comes from the coding sequence ATGGTGGTGGATTCGTCCCGACGAACCGCGCTCTGCGAAGTTCATGAAGCCTCCGGCGCCCGGCTTGTGGACTTTGCCGGCTTCCGAATGCCGCTCTCCTACGACGGGATCCTGGCGGAGCATCGACGCGTTCGGGAGAGCGCGGGGCTGTTCGATGTGTCCCACATGGGAGTCGTGGAAATCCGTGGGGCCGGGACTCGGGCCTTTCTGGATCGCCTGACGACCAATGATCTCTCCCGCGTTGAGCCTCTCCGTGCGCAATACACCCTCATGCTGAATACCCGCGGCGGGGTGATCGACGATCTCATTCTCTATCGACTGGACGACCGCTTCCTTGCGGTGCTGAACGCGGGAAACCGGGAGAAGGACTGTGACTGGATGGCGGCGCATCTTCCGGAGGATGTGGATCTGCGCAATGTGTCCGACCGGACGGTCCTTCTTGCGTGGCAGGGGCCGCGGGCCGCGGAGATTCTTTCGGATCTGACCGAGATTGATCTCCCTTCGGTGCCCGCCTTCGGAGTGGCGCGCGGACACTTCGCGGGTGTACCCGGAGTGCTGGCGCGTACCGGCTATACCGGCGAGGACGGGTTCGAACTGTTTCTTCCGTCGTCGGACGCGGCGATCGTCTGGGAGGCTCTCTTGAAGGCGGGGAAGTCGGTGGGGGCAGGGCCTGCCGGGTTGGGCAGCCGGGATACCCTTCGTCTGGAAAAGCAGTACCGTCTTTACGGGCAGGACATGGACGAGGACGTGACCGCCTGGGAAGCCGGACTGGGCGGGGTGGTGAAGATGGACAAGGGGGATTTTCTCGGTCGCGACGCGCTGGAGGCACAGAAGGTCTCCGGCGTTCCGTTCTCCACGGTCGGCCTGTCCGTGGTGCCCCCGGAGGATGGAAAGCGGCTCATCCCGAGGCCGGGGTGCGTGGTGTTGGCCGATGGAGAGGAAGCCGGGCGAGTGACCAGCGGTACCTTCAGCCCATCGCTTGGGCGGGGGATCGCGCTGGCGCGTGTGGACCGGGCGGCGGCCCGGGCCAAGGAGTTCGTGATCCGGATCCGGGATCGGGAGGTCGCGGCCCACAGGGTCCGCAAGTCGTTCTTGTAG
- a CDS encoding ABC transporter substrate-binding protein, protein MRATLAFLLAAVVLMGLSCGSPGNGAGRTLVWGMGYQPDLLNPLLSTSSQATEMADLLFLKLTDFGPPPELADRPMLAESWELSDDGLVLTYTLREDVVWEDGVPTTADDVKFTFDRMADPDIPYRDKGQIRHIESCDAPDPRTVRFRFRKAVAEPVNDTRFHVLPAHLLSGATAAALPSLPFNRAPVGNAFWRLREWVAEDRLVFDASETCALGRAGFDRLVFRIIPEETTLRTELETGGVHVYHRMPSRFFQALEGRAEYGFGRFSDRTYTYIGWNHRAALFADPRVRRALTMVTDRQTIVDAFRVGFGQVIATTIYPEHWAFHPGIEPYPFDPAAAGRLLDEAGWSERDSKGIRMKDGQRFEFTFTLISGNEISEEIATMVQADYQELGIGVDTEFFEWTVYLEKIYAKDFDATVLASRTDFVFDPEDNFHTRAIAGGHNSISFSHPVTDSLMDRARVTQDREETKRIWREFQEVMHRLEPVSVLYAGEANYPYRRDRVAEAPMDSRGALVEVHRWRPAGGAS, encoded by the coding sequence GTGAGGGCCACCCTCGCATTCCTCCTCGCGGCGGTTGTGCTGATGGGGCTTTCGTGCGGTTCCCCCGGTAACGGGGCGGGACGGACGCTGGTCTGGGGAATGGGCTACCAGCCGGATCTTCTGAACCCGCTTCTTTCGACCAGTTCGCAGGCGACCGAGATGGCCGATCTCCTCTTCCTGAAGCTCACGGATTTCGGGCCTCCGCCGGAACTTGCAGATCGTCCGATGCTCGCCGAGTCCTGGGAACTCTCTGACGATGGACTCGTTCTGACTTACACGCTTCGCGAGGATGTTGTCTGGGAGGATGGTGTCCCGACTACCGCCGACGATGTAAAGTTCACCTTCGACCGAATGGCGGACCCGGACATTCCCTATCGCGACAAGGGACAGATTCGCCACATTGAGTCGTGTGACGCTCCGGACCCGCGGACAGTGCGCTTTCGCTTCCGGAAGGCGGTGGCGGAACCGGTGAATGACACGCGCTTTCATGTTCTGCCCGCGCACCTCCTCTCCGGCGCTACGGCAGCGGCGCTTCCGTCGCTCCCCTTCAACCGGGCGCCCGTGGGGAATGCGTTCTGGCGACTGCGGGAGTGGGTGGCGGAGGATCGCCTGGTCTTCGACGCCAGCGAGACCTGCGCGCTCGGGCGGGCCGGCTTCGACAGGCTTGTGTTCCGGATCATCCCCGAAGAAACGACGCTCCGCACCGAACTGGAGACGGGCGGCGTGCATGTGTACCATCGGATGCCCAGCCGCTTCTTTCAGGCACTGGAAGGCCGCGCCGAGTACGGGTTCGGGCGCTTCTCCGATCGGACCTATACCTATATCGGCTGGAATCATCGCGCCGCGTTGTTCGCCGACCCGCGTGTTCGCCGGGCACTCACGATGGTGACCGACCGGCAGACGATCGTGGATGCGTTCCGGGTCGGCTTTGGACAGGTTATCGCGACGACCATCTATCCGGAACACTGGGCGTTTCACCCGGGGATCGAGCCGTACCCCTTCGACCCGGCGGCTGCCGGACGACTTCTCGACGAAGCGGGGTGGTCGGAGCGCGACTCAAAGGGCATCCGCATGAAGGACGGTCAACGCTTTGAGTTCACCTTCACGCTGATTTCAGGAAACGAGATCTCGGAGGAAATCGCGACGATGGTGCAGGCGGACTATCAAGAACTGGGGATTGGCGTGGATACGGAGTTCTTTGAGTGGACGGTCTATCTGGAGAAGATCTACGCAAAGGACTTTGACGCGACGGTGCTGGCGAGCCGCACTGATTTCGTCTTCGACCCGGAGGACAACTTTCACACGCGCGCGATCGCAGGCGGGCACAACTCCATTTCGTTCTCTCATCCGGTTACGGACAGCCTGATGGATCGGGCGCGTGTGACACAGGATCGGGAAGAGACGAAACGGATCTGGCGGGAGTTCCAGGAGGTCATGCATCGCCTCGAGCCCGTGTCGGTGCTCTACGCCGGAGAGGCCAACTACCCGTACCGCCGCGACCGCGTTGCTGAGGCGCCGATGGATTCGCGCGGGGCGTTGGTAGAGGTCCACCGCTGGCGCCCTGCCGGAGGGGCGTCGTGA
- a CDS encoding threonine--tRNA ligase, translating into MRILMIHAEEFSFEVTEETTVAAAAREVGEEDRSGSSGDSLVCFLSIEKGDEDSPGGVVAEAREKILQHAARLKPESLWLYPYAHLSSDLASPRMAQKILDLMWEAFAEAEGTPVMHRSPFGYYKAFDIRAKGHPLSEQALTITGSGGKGAAGADAAESKAVAAEEGLRSRVVILTPDGEETPAEDFNFRSAPLEGRLHAYETAGSRVSEDEPPHVKLMRTHELVDYEPGSDAGNFRWYPKGHLVKKLMEDHVNDMMNDYGAMRVETPIMYDYLHPNLAKYLDRFPARQYVLKSEKKEYFLRFAACFGQYLMKHDMRMSYRQLPVRIYELTHFSFRREQSGELAGLRRLRTFTMPDMHTLCRDEAQAREEFSRQFDLSRKWMEDLGVPYAMAIRVVRSFYDENREFIQGLVKKMDRPVLLEIWEERFFYFVLKFEFNVLDNHNKASALSTVQIDVENCDRFGIEFADEEGERCTPLMLHASISGSIDRNVYAILEHQAALMKKGQKASFPFWLAPTQIRFLPVSDEHIPYCEELADEWPFRADVDDRDMSLGRKIRAAEKEWVPFIAVIGDREKGGGDLQVRVRGAEEFHGSRDELIARMEALAEGKPFAQRNHPLLLSHRPIFVG; encoded by the coding sequence ATGCGCATCCTCATGATTCACGCGGAAGAGTTCTCCTTTGAGGTGACGGAGGAGACCACCGTTGCCGCCGCTGCCCGGGAAGTGGGCGAAGAAGACCGATCGGGATCCTCCGGAGATTCGCTGGTCTGCTTTCTCTCCATCGAGAAAGGGGATGAGGATTCGCCGGGCGGCGTCGTGGCGGAGGCTCGGGAGAAGATCCTCCAGCACGCGGCCCGCCTGAAGCCGGAGTCGCTGTGGCTGTATCCGTATGCACACCTCTCGTCCGATCTGGCGAGCCCCCGGATGGCGCAGAAGATCCTGGACCTGATGTGGGAGGCCTTCGCGGAGGCGGAGGGGACGCCGGTGATGCACCGTTCGCCCTTCGGCTACTACAAGGCCTTCGACATCCGCGCCAAGGGACATCCGCTTTCCGAACAGGCGCTCACCATCACCGGAAGCGGCGGCAAGGGTGCTGCGGGCGCCGATGCGGCAGAATCGAAGGCGGTGGCCGCGGAGGAAGGGCTTCGCTCCCGAGTGGTCATTCTCACGCCGGATGGAGAGGAAACCCCGGCGGAGGATTTCAACTTCCGATCCGCGCCGCTGGAGGGGCGCCTGCACGCCTATGAGACGGCCGGGTCGCGAGTCTCCGAGGATGAGCCTCCCCATGTGAAACTCATGCGGACGCATGAACTGGTGGACTATGAACCGGGGTCGGACGCAGGGAACTTCCGCTGGTATCCCAAGGGACACCTCGTGAAGAAGCTGATGGAAGACCATGTGAACGACATGATGAATGACTACGGTGCGATGCGTGTCGAGACGCCCATCATGTACGACTATCTCCACCCGAACCTCGCCAAGTACCTGGATCGCTTTCCGGCGCGGCAGTATGTGCTGAAGAGCGAGAAGAAGGAGTACTTCCTTCGGTTCGCAGCGTGCTTCGGGCAGTACCTCATGAAGCACGACATGCGCATGAGCTACCGACAGCTCCCGGTGCGGATCTACGAACTGACGCACTTCTCCTTCCGGCGGGAACAGAGTGGCGAGCTGGCAGGACTGCGTCGTCTGCGTACCTTCACCATGCCGGACATGCACACGCTGTGCCGGGATGAAGCGCAGGCGCGAGAGGAATTCAGCCGCCAGTTCGACTTGTCCCGAAAGTGGATGGAAGATCTCGGCGTGCCATATGCCATGGCCATTCGGGTGGTGCGCAGCTTCTACGACGAAAACCGCGAGTTCATTCAGGGGCTCGTAAAGAAGATGGATCGGCCGGTTCTTCTGGAGATCTGGGAAGAGCGGTTCTTCTACTTCGTGCTGAAGTTCGAGTTCAATGTGCTGGATAACCACAACAAGGCTTCGGCTCTCAGCACGGTTCAGATCGATGTGGAAAACTGCGATCGCTTCGGGATCGAGTTTGCGGACGAAGAAGGGGAGCGGTGTACGCCGCTCATGCTGCACGCATCCATTTCGGGTTCGATCGACCGGAATGTCTACGCCATCCTGGAACATCAGGCGGCTCTCATGAAGAAGGGGCAGAAGGCCTCGTTCCCGTTCTGGCTTGCACCGACCCAGATTCGGTTCCTTCCGGTCTCAGATGAGCACATCCCCTACTGCGAGGAACTGGCCGACGAGTGGCCCTTCCGCGCGGATGTGGATGATCGGGATATGTCGCTGGGGCGGAAGATCCGGGCGGCTGAGAAGGAGTGGGTGCCCTTCATCGCGGTGATTGGTGACCGCGAAAAGGGGGGCGGAGACCTGCAGGTTCGAGTTCGCGGGGCGGAGGAGTTCCACGGATCTCGTGACGAACTGATCGCGCGGATGGAGGCACTGGCGGAGGGAAAACCGTTCGCTCAGAGAAACCACCCGCTGCTCCTGTCGCACCGCCCGATCTTTGTGGGGTAG
- the gcvPA gene encoding aminomethyl-transferring glycine dehydrogenase subunit GcvPA produces the protein MNSFVQHTKADREHMLQVIGAESFADLVGEIPERLRLTEDLPLEAGLSESETLDRIAKLAGRNRSAGEQVCFAGGGFYDVCVPSATGALLSRPEFMTAYTPYQAEVSQGTLQAIYEFQTIVCRLMALDLANASMYDCGTALAEAVLVAKDSRPGRTVLVSPHLHPQAMEVLRTITAPSGLVIRELPAQGARTDVSGLTPDALDGVCAVVLQHPNYLGALEDMRLAGASLEAEDAPLFVASVDLSSLALLQPPGEYGADIAVAEAQSLGTPMSFGGPGAGVMAARKSFLRRMPGRIAGIAPDAKGRRAFTLTLQTREQHIRRARATSNICTNQALTALAATISTALLGETGRKLAAELSAKKAHALAERLTAIDGLALADPDAPFFREFAVRLPDCAAASEVLRRMAEHGILAGIPVEEVPGGGEGLLIAVTEKRLWSEVDAYAKAMGCVLADCAAKERVSP, from the coding sequence ATGAACTCCTTCGTTCAGCATACAAAGGCCGATCGGGAGCACATGCTCCAGGTGATCGGAGCGGAGAGCTTTGCGGACCTGGTGGGTGAGATTCCCGAGCGACTTCGCCTCACGGAAGACCTCCCGCTGGAGGCCGGTCTCTCGGAGTCGGAGACGCTGGATCGCATCGCGAAGCTCGCCGGCCGGAATCGCTCCGCAGGAGAGCAGGTCTGCTTCGCCGGGGGCGGGTTCTACGATGTCTGCGTCCCGTCGGCCACCGGAGCGCTCCTCTCCCGCCCGGAGTTCATGACCGCCTACACTCCGTATCAGGCGGAAGTGAGCCAGGGAACGCTTCAGGCCATCTACGAGTTCCAGACGATCGTCTGTCGCCTGATGGCGCTGGACCTTGCGAATGCCTCCATGTACGACTGCGGGACGGCCCTCGCCGAGGCCGTGCTCGTTGCGAAGGATTCCCGCCCGGGTCGGACCGTGCTGGTGTCGCCGCATCTGCATCCGCAGGCGATGGAGGTGCTTCGCACGATCACCGCGCCCTCCGGTCTCGTGATCCGGGAACTTCCGGCTCAGGGTGCGCGCACGGATGTGTCGGGACTGACGCCGGACGCGCTCGACGGCGTGTGCGCTGTGGTCCTCCAGCACCCCAACTACCTGGGGGCTCTGGAAGACATGCGCCTTGCCGGGGCCTCCCTTGAGGCGGAAGACGCGCCGCTCTTTGTCGCCTCGGTGGATCTCTCCTCCCTGGCGCTGCTTCAGCCCCCCGGGGAGTATGGCGCGGACATTGCCGTCGCCGAGGCCCAGTCACTCGGAACCCCGATGAGTTTCGGAGGGCCGGGAGCAGGCGTGATGGCCGCCCGAAAGAGCTTCCTGCGGCGCATGCCGGGTCGGATTGCGGGCATCGCCCCGGACGCGAAGGGCCGTCGTGCCTTCACGCTGACCCTCCAGACACGGGAACAGCATATTCGTCGCGCCCGGGCCACTTCGAACATCTGCACGAATCAGGCACTCACCGCACTGGCCGCCACCATCTCGACCGCTCTTCTGGGAGAGACCGGCCGGAAGCTCGCCGCTGAGCTTTCCGCGAAGAAGGCACATGCCCTCGCGGAGCGATTGACGGCGATCGACGGACTGGCGCTGGCGGACCCGGACGCACCCTTCTTCCGCGAGTTTGCCGTGCGCCTCCCGGATTGCGCGGCGGCGTCGGAGGTTCTGAGGCGGATGGCAGAGCACGGGATCCTCGCGGGGATTCCTGTGGAGGAAGTGCCGGGGGGCGGAGAGGGACTTCTGATTGCGGTGACGGAGAAACGACTGTGGAGCGAGGTGGACGCCTATGCCAAAGCCATGGGTTGCGTACTTGCCGACTGCGCAGCGAAGGAGAGGGTGAGCCCATGA
- a CDS encoding glutamate mutase L codes for MSEIPTLDPSQIRSILATDCGSTTTKAILIEYREGEYRLIVRGEAPTTVEAPFEDVTKGVLNAIEEVEELADRKFLEGDGIVTPCREDGTGVDLYVSTSSAGGGLQMMVAGVVKTMTAESAERAALGAGAIVMDALASNDGRLPHEQIRRIRHLRPDMILLSGGIDGGTVEHVVKLAEIISAADPRPRLGSTYQLPVIYAGNRKASEQIESTLGEKTDLAVVDNLRPVMERENLGPAREKIHDLFMEHVMAQAPGYRKLMDWVGVPIMPTPGAVGNIIRTIAEQQGLNVVGVDIGGATTDVFSVFGDVFNRTVSANLGMSYSISNVLTEAGIENVMRWVPFTVEEKGLRNRIRNKMIRPTTIPHTMEALMVEQALAREALRLAFVQHKDMAVGLRGVQKERTVSDTFAQSSTGETIVDMMSLDLLIGSGGVLSHAPRRNQSAMMMVDAFLPEGITRLGVDSIFMMPQLGVLAAVHPEAATEVFEKDCLIWLGTCVAPVGSVKPGKTILTAELTSEEGLTETHKVASGDLVLLPLGPGTTVLARLTPAKGCDLGNGPGKLVETTLHGGVTGLVLDGRGRPLALDPADPDRVEKLRGWTTAMDAYPTEEAAAVV; via the coding sequence ATGTCGGAGATACCCACGCTGGACCCTTCGCAGATCCGGAGCATTCTGGCCACGGACTGCGGGAGTACGACGACGAAGGCCATCCTGATTGAGTATCGGGAAGGAGAGTACCGCCTCATCGTTCGCGGGGAAGCTCCCACGACCGTAGAGGCGCCCTTCGAAGATGTGACGAAGGGAGTTCTCAATGCCATCGAAGAGGTCGAAGAGCTCGCGGACCGGAAGTTCCTGGAGGGCGACGGAATCGTGACGCCCTGCCGGGAAGACGGAACGGGCGTGGACCTCTATGTCTCCACCTCCAGTGCGGGCGGTGGGCTTCAGATGATGGTCGCGGGCGTGGTCAAGACCATGACCGCCGAAAGCGCGGAGCGCGCCGCTCTGGGAGCCGGTGCCATCGTGATGGATGCGCTGGCTTCCAATGACGGGCGGCTTCCGCACGAGCAGATCCGACGCATTCGTCATCTGCGCCCGGACATGATCCTCCTCTCAGGCGGTATCGACGGCGGAACCGTGGAGCATGTCGTCAAACTGGCGGAGATTATCTCCGCAGCAGACCCGCGCCCGCGCCTGGGCAGCACCTATCAGCTCCCTGTCATCTATGCCGGGAACCGCAAGGCGTCGGAACAGATCGAATCGACGCTGGGCGAGAAGACGGATCTGGCTGTCGTGGACAACCTGCGGCCGGTGATGGAGCGCGAGAACCTCGGCCCGGCCCGGGAGAAGATCCACGACCTGTTCATGGAGCATGTCATGGCGCAGGCTCCCGGCTACCGGAAGCTCATGGATTGGGTGGGCGTTCCCATCATGCCGACGCCGGGGGCGGTAGGGAACATCATCCGCACCATTGCCGAGCAGCAGGGACTGAATGTGGTCGGTGTGGATATCGGCGGGGCTACCACCGATGTGTTCTCGGTCTTTGGGGATGTCTTCAACCGGACCGTCTCCGCCAATCTCGGCATGAGCTATTCCATCTCCAATGTGCTGACCGAAGCCGGCATCGAGAATGTGATGCGCTGGGTTCCGTTCACGGTAGAGGAGAAGGGGTTGCGAAACCGGATTCGGAACAAGATGATTCGCCCCACCACCATTCCGCACACGATGGAGGCGTTGATGGTGGAGCAGGCGCTCGCACGGGAGGCGCTTCGCCTGGCCTTCGTTCAGCACAAGGATATGGCGGTCGGTCTGCGCGGCGTCCAGAAGGAGCGGACGGTATCGGATACCTTCGCGCAGTCCAGCACCGGGGAGACCATTGTCGATATGATGTCGCTGGACCTGCTCATCGGTTCCGGCGGCGTCCTTTCCCACGCCCCCCGACGCAATCAGTCCGCGATGATGATGGTGGATGCGTTCCTGCCGGAGGGCATTACCCGGCTGGGCGTGGACTCCATCTTCATGATGCCGCAACTGGGGGTTCTGGCCGCGGTGCATCCGGAAGCGGCCACCGAGGTCTTCGAGAAGGACTGCCTGATCTGGCTGGGGACCTGCGTGGCTCCCGTGGGATCAGTGAAGCCCGGGAAGACCATCCTCACGGCGGAGCTCACTTCCGAAGAGGGCTTGACGGAGACGCACAAGGTGGCCAGCGGGGATCTGGTATTGCTGCCGCTGGGGCCGGGGACGACGGTGCTCGCGCGCCTGACTCCCGCCAAGGGCTGCGATCTCGGGAATGGCCCCGGGAAGCTGGTTGAGACGACGCTTCACGGCGGCGTCACAGGACTCGTACTCGATGGTCGCGGGCGGCCGCTCGCGCTGGACCCGGCGGATCCGGATCGCGTGGAGAAGCTGCGCGGGTGGACGACGGCCATGGACGCGTACCCCACCGAGGAGGCCGCGGCGGTCGTCTGA
- the gcvH gene encoding glycine cleavage system protein GcvH — protein sequence MNIPGELRYTKDHEWVLMEDGVVVLGLTDFAQQELGDIVYVELPELGTQMEVGVVFGSVESVKSVSDLFAPLNGVVVDMNTRLADTPETVNEDPYGEGWLLRAEPSAEWKMEDLLSAEEYADHIGA from the coding sequence ATGAACATTCCCGGGGAACTCCGATACACCAAGGATCACGAGTGGGTCCTCATGGAAGACGGGGTCGTGGTCTTGGGGCTTACGGATTTCGCCCAGCAGGAACTGGGGGATATCGTCTATGTGGAACTGCCGGAACTCGGAACGCAGATGGAGGTCGGAGTGGTCTTCGGCAGCGTGGAGTCGGTGAAGAGCGTCTCGGATCTCTTCGCGCCTTTGAACGGGGTCGTGGTGGACATGAACACACGACTGGCGGACACCCCGGAGACCGTGAACGAAGATCCGTATGGAGAGGGCTGGCTGCTCCGCGCGGAGCCGTCCGCTGAATGGAAGATGGAAGACCTGCTCTCCGCGGAAGAATACGCGGACCACATCGGCGCCTGA